ACTGCATTTGCTCTACAGTGCCATGTAGTTCCAGCTGGAAACCTCTCCGTTCCAGATACCTCCCAGCGTCAGgtataaaacttatttttttcatatttaaaaatagatatttttccaatttcaggaGTGTGGTATCGGATCATTGACATGCGTCAAAGTTGTCGACTTCACCCGGGGAACCTATACCAAGCAATGCCAAACCATGAACTGCACAGTGAgtgataaaaaaattagaaatcaaACATTCCGTCAGTTTCCCATGGTTACCATAGCTGCGTTTAACGCGAAGTTCTAGCTTCTCACCTGCTGGCACTGACAACAAGTATCACATGATCTTGCTCTCACCGTAGGGAATATATGTATGCGCGAGAGCTATTCTCATTAGCGAAAGCTAGAAGTCGTGGGAATATCTGGCAAACTAATATTAGATGTATAGTTGAAATGATACGAAAgtctatttttcagttgaacggAATGCAAAATGCCGCAGCCAACTGCCAGAACTCTTCAGCTTTCGGAGTCAATGGGGCCACTTGCTGCTGCTACGGAGATGGGTAATAATGAATAAAACTATGTGGATTGACCGAATAATAATTccaatacattttcagatgtaacTCTTCCCCGAAAACTGGAATTGTGTCAGCTGTTGGAATAACTCTCGGCTTCATCTCTCTAATGAAAATCATGACATAAAGTCGCATTGTCTAGGGAGATCgttaatgttttctttttcatttttttgtccaaTTCCTCATAATCGTACCGTTCCCAagtcttctcaaaaaatctcatattttgccatcaaatttttatccaGTGATAGACATATGTTTTTATAATCATCCCGTTTGTAATGCTTCTCTGAACATAATTTATTCCAATGTAAAGTCCAAttaataaattcgaaaaagaaaacagaaatCAGAGAATTTGAGTCTTTTCTCCATCACATTTCAGAACAGCATATGAAAGTTCATTTGAGTGCTTCTTTGCTCCTTTAACAAAACGGCGAACTTCATCACATCTTGCGTCATCACGGATCTCAAAAAGAACTGCAAACTTTCCTCCGTGATCAATAATTGATTGTTTGATATTGTCAGATGGGTACCTAATATTCTCCTTTTTGGAATAATCATCAAcctgaaaatgataatttttgttcgTGGCCCAAAGCGGATACTCACAGCatctttcacaattttcaaattggaagCATTCTTTTCCGGATCAAAAGATCTATTTGATACCAACTCCACAGTTATATTGACAATCGGCGGTGGCTCAAATCCACTTCCTTCTTCCGTCAAAAGTTGGTCGTCCAAAGCACAAAAgccctgaaaatattttttcaagacagaaaatgagaaaaccgTCATCTATTCACTCACCAAGCAGACTACAGAAGCAAATAGTAGTATATAGGATGTAATCATTTCTgatttatcagaaattttgttCGCTTTTATAGAAGCGTGTTCTGTTTACTATTGATTTATGTGAATAGACAGATTCATGAATTTGATTTCACTTTCAGAGCAAATATTGGCTAGAGTAGAGAAgtcaatatattttcaataaaagtcCATTATTAGCATCTCGTAAGAAAGCCATGACTATACATCAAACTGGTAATGTTTATAAAAGATATGTTGAGTAAGAGCTTTTGGAGCATTGCAAAggtatttcatttttaaaaaatttatttagaaacattttgcTAACTTTGAACCACAtacatttgcattttttcttttgcttccaggcaactttttgaaacttatttgAAACGTGTTAACAGAATTTCCAAGATGTCAGAAAGATCAACGTTTTGACTTTGCCATCCCATACTGAATCTGCATAAACTAAAttaatttggaacaaaaaatgaaagattgGGACTGAATTATTAATATATTAGTTTTGAATCCTATATTATTTTAGCTTTCTTCCTTCCAggcgatttttttcgttagatatttttcttcgtttcttgtcaatcaattttatataaaattaacaaaatcgCGACATGGTTTGAGGACGTTTAAAGAATTTGTTCCTGATTGGGATTGTAATACGTTAGCTCAAACACCAATTCCAAGAGCTCACTGATGTTGGCGGTCTTGATATGTGAACTGAaccaagaaaacaaaaagacaTCACCTGTTCTTTagatgaaaaaggaaaaacacAAGATATATCTTACTATTAGTCGGGGTGATTTTAAATCAAGGTTGTTTAATAATCtgcatttcattttcaagatttcagaaaactaaatGCCTGAAGAAGTTCAAGTCTGCAaagaacctgaaaaaaatccatttttcataCTTCAAAACTCAAATACTTGTTTCGTTTAGAATTTTATCTCGATTCAAATCATAAAGTTTTCGATAAATATTCATAATCGGTGAATATTAATTTCTGAAGCATTCCCTGTAGGAAATAAGTCACAAAGTGGAAGTGTGATCAGTGCaagtttcaattgaaatttaagaTAAACATGACAACGCATTTGTGCATGTTCTTTGATATGAAATCTcataatttggttttttttttcgttttggaAATCGATTTTCTCGCTGTGATCGTCATGAAGTCAAACAACCCGGATGTTTTAAAGATGCACTTTCTccgaaaattccagatttttttcggttcCAAACCACGGTTTGAATTGTGAAAATGGTTTGTGCAtggcttttaaaaaatcaaacatttctcAACAGATAAGGCGTACCCAATCAACCTATCGATGAAATGCTCGCGATAAGGCGGTCATGCACGTGCTTATAAAACAACAGAGACAGTGTAGTTTTcagttaaaacttttaaatcaGCATTTACAtcatcttttttcttgaaaaggCAGTTGTAATGTCGTTGTATACTGTTGCTGATGGACTTCTTGGAACTCATGTTACCTGGGAAGATGTGCTGGAAGAAATGCAAAAGGCATTGGATACAACTGCCACTTTTGGAGATGACAAAACTGCCACAAATATCAGTGATATGAAGGTATTTGATTCACTTTGTACTTATAATATTCGACGTTCACATTTTAGGGATTCATGTCCAAAATAGCTCTGGTCGAACCAAAGTGGGTAGGGGCTTCTGAAAACGAGGAACTGCCTGAAAAGTTTGTGGTCAAGATTTCATCTCAACTTCCATTCATTGAAATGACCAAGCTTATGGATTTTTCTTCCGGTGATGAGTTTTGGGATGATGCAAAACTGAAAGGAATGGGAGAAGTTACAAGATTGCTTCATAATAGAGAAGTTGCCACGTACAAGATTTTGATGAGAGAAAAGCATCCAAAGATTCCATTCACGAAGGtgaataaattgattttacttgaatttttacctgaaaaacttTAGGTTTACGCATCAAAGCCATTTGACGACGAGAATAAATTGAAGGCTTATTTGATTTCCGAATATTATCCAAATATTCATCATATTGGAATGCATGAAAGTATTCCAGCTGAAGATCTGATTCCAGTTATTCATGCAATTGCTGCATTTTCTGCGATTGGTATGAAATTAAGTGAAGAGGAGACAAAATATGCTCGCGGAGCCGACTTTTTGGATATTGTTTTTGGACAATTCATGGATGAGAAGTCAATTGAAAGAATGAATGTACTGCTTAAAGCGTCATTCCCAGAAGAGTATTTGGAGAAAGTTGaggaaatgctgaaaatctACAAAGACTATTATTTCCAACCgcaaatgatcaaaaatttcaaaaatacatgcCAATTCTTTGGTTATAAACCAGTTCTCACCCATTCTGATTTGTGGAGCTCAAACTTTTTGTGTACTCGAGATGGAGAAAAAGTTACATTGAAAGCGATTATTGATTTCCAGgttaatttagatttttagaagcttatttccagatttttgaatttcagacagTTTCAATCACAACTCCAGCACAAGACGTTGGCCGATTGTTTGCATCATGCTTATCAACAAAAGATAGAAGAGAAAAGGCAGATTTCTTGTTGGAAGAATACTACAATACATTTGTAAATGAACTTGATGGAATGGATGTTCCATATACATTCCAACAACTTAAAGATAGTTATCAAGTTTACTTCCCACTAATGACTACAATGGTTCTTCCTGGAATTGCACCAATGCTCCAACATTCAAATGTAACTGAAGAATACAAAGACTCTGTATGTTTAAATGTTCTACTTCTACGTACTtattgagaaagaaaaaatttcagatgaaacaAGTGGCACTAGACAAAATGATTGGACTTCTTGAAGATGTTATCACAACTCACGAGAGCAATATTAAAAACTtcccaaaatattttgaattctaaGTTCAGCAATAAACAAACTGttttaataaaagttttatttgtattgtttttttttcaattataatatGCATCTAAACTCgatcttcttcctcttcatcGTTCCCGATAGTCTTTGTTCTATTGACAATAAAATCCTCAAGAggcttgttttttgtttcaggaatcaaaaactgaaacgaaaaaaaaattttaattagagAAAATTCGCTCAACttactctgaaaaatatgaaatcagCCAATCCGATGGCTAAAAGTATGGCGTATGGCAAAACTGGAAAGTCAATACCAGTGTAcaagttctgaaaatcaagcgttggttttaagtttttgatggtcatatttttattcaagatTTCAGGCAGACTTAGTGTTGTTCTTCAGAATTCTGGTCTTAATTTTAAATCTATTCTAcagttgtttgaaatttaaaaaaaatcaccaagTGGAACACATGGGGAGCAAAAACAATTCCAAATCTTGAGCAAAGCTGAGCAGTTGAATATGAAATTGATCGAATTGCAGTTGGCATCAACTCATTTGAAGCAATACTTGCAACAATAATTGCTTGAGAAGTCATAGCACACGATAACAATACTCCTATTCTGATCAGCACAGAAAATGTTGCAGTTGTATCGGTTAAACAAAATGCAATAATTGCAACAATTATGGAAATAGTAACCACGCTACAAATTCCATGACacatttttctgtcaaatttctcaaatttgtaATCCAAGAGTCCACTGAACAAGCTGAATGAGTAACGTAGAAGTCCAATGAGAATAGAGTTCATGTATATTGAACCAGCGACAGCTCCCAGATTGAACATAattgaataattaattaatgTAGTTGCAAAACTAAGAAATTAACATGAGCACAAAcccagaaacatttttcaaactcacaATGTAAATGCAATGACAAAAGTACCCGTCATGATTTCTTTCGTTTTGAAAAGATGCCAAAATGAATGTTGTTTTCCAACTTCTGTATTTCCATCAGCAACTTGTTTGTCAtgttcattttccaaaaagttttcaagttcAGTTTCATTCAATGATTTTGCTGCAGGAACTccatcgaatttttcaatggcGAGAAACACCTTTTTAGCATGAGAAATTTGTCCTTTTTGCATCAACCATCGAGGACTTTCGTggagaaaactggaaaattttcaattattaattGTTTCAGTTTGACTTTGAATGACTCAAGTGATCTCACAAACTTGTATGGTTCGAGGAGTTCTAGTTCGCAATCTAtaagaaaagttcaaactcCACAGTATATTCAAAATGGTTTAGAGAGAAGTAGTGTCtagtttttgttggaaaaaatacagtatCAAATTCAATAACAACAAAACACATTCCGGTCAGAAGTGGTTTTGCTCAATAGTGAACCTCTCTGTTGGACATTTTCCATAACTTATATGTGACCAAAAGTTACCAAATTTGgttaaaactttgttttttcaaaataatttcaactcATGGAAGAAAACTTACGCCAACATTATAATTGCTGGAACTGTCAGAAATGAGATAACTAAAGCCAATCGATCCCATTGTTGGAAGAAGAATGCAAGAATTCCCAGGAGAATCACATTTGGAGAATAACTAATTAATGTAGAAATATAGCCTCTTGTGCGTTTTGGAATGTTTTCTATCATATACACAACTGAGattctgaaacaaatttgAGATTAAGCCAACGGAATTCAAGTCTTACGTGCTCTGTCCaccattgaaaaaacaaagaattgttcgaaaaattgtaaactttttgaaatcagcTGACAACGCTGACATTATCCCAAAAATGAAACACATGCAGAGACAAAACATCATTGGTGTTTTTCTACCATATTGATCCCCGATTTGTCCAAACACAACACATCCCAACATAACTCCGAGCATTTGTATCGATGTTCCCAACTTTTCCAGTTTTGCATCCTCACACAACAATTTGAACTTAAAtactgagattttttaattcaggtaattttgtttttaacctAACCTGTTCGGTAATTCCATAAAATTGTCTTTCGAAAGTCATTTCTTTCTGCTCTTTACAGTAACTGTAATGTAAACATGCTTCTTCGTTTGAAGAAAATGTCATATTGCCACACGATTTTATAGTTGGAGCCGCTCCTGGAAATAATTcatttgcttttaaaaaaaaattttttggagctaTACCTGCATAAACCATAAGCATGGTATTTGATAATTGTGATAACATGGCGACTTCTACAAAAATACAtagtaaaattgaatatcttcCCATTTTAAGAAGATCATCGCTGTGAACTGTATTATACATTGTACCGgtatttgtttctgaaaaatgatcgattagtagaattcaaaaataatcgatATATTTGCAACAGACTCTCAAGAATTTGCAAGCTTTCTTCGTTGTCgcatttttccgttttctgaGATGATGTCATTTTATTGGTAGCCAACGGTTTTTGGCTGGGCAACTTCGAGGAAATACTGGACTAGTATAATATGATGGGCAGttgaagagagagagagaaaaattatagttGCAGAGAGAACTGTTCAATGGGATTATTATAATGTTAAACACTAGAGATAGCACACCGCCATGTTATCtttgaaatgtgtttttatGAGTGCTCGATAAATTCAAGAAAGAATGCCGATGGGTTTGTGTGCATACGTATATAAGAAATGGATACACTCTCGGTtatcattgatttttaattgtttgacTTGCCCTTGCAACAGtttccaaatgttttattttttattgaagtttgagaaaagaaattgAGATATCTCTGGGTGCTTTTGTGTTTTGACCTGTCTAAATATTTGAGtaaagtttatttatttataaccCTACAAAAAAAGACAGACAAAAATCGAAGATcttaaacaaaatttcgattataaatatattaagcatcattttatttttaaaagtatctGGTTAGACAtacagagttttttttttaattttctgaaaataagatgcttttgaattttttatttctaaaacgttttgtcaaaactttaaaaaataacctgaaatttatttttcctagcgattgtttttgtacttttttgctaattttttaattttggtatTTAACCTGTTCCTTTAGAAATCCTAAATTCTAGTATAGAgcatttatataaattttccaaaatctttcGGGGAAatccttttttatttaatttgcaATGTCTCCTCTTACAACTTCAAAGAACAATCAATCTCACTCTCACATGATTCAATTCctagaaaatgttcattttgtCAGGCTACCCCAAATCAATTTTGTCATTCTCACGGAACAAGTAAGATGATGATTATGATGGAATATATCAGATGATCATCCAAATTATGAACATTGAACAAACgtcaaagttgaaatttatGAGAGttgaattgatttattttttataaaatgagaTTCTTAACTTTGAAACCAGCATAAAATTTAACACGTATTCTTCCGTCTTCGTCGCTTCACAACTACAAATTTATCGACTAGATGCTCTTCAAGATTGTAGAATTTTGATGGTTCACTCCGCTCTACGTCCTCTGATGGTTCTACATCATCATGCTCATCAACATCTTTACCATCCAGATTTTCGATTTCTCCATATCTCAAGTCAAGAAGATTGTCTTTCAGCTGATCAACACGTCTCCAATAACCTACATGTGGCCCTGAAATACTTCAATTGAATAACAATATTCCTGATTATTCACTCACATTCCCAACCGTGGTTAGATGCTTTATACTCTTTCTGCAGAAttgaaacaaagttttttggagCTCTCAAGAAATTATATGCAGCCAGTGGTTCTGAAGATCCTTCGctaacttcttcttcttccttgaCAGGCTTTCTATTTGCCTCcatgaaatgagaaaatcttTGTCCAAACACTGAATCGATAGTTTTGTGTTTGTAAGCATCATCTTTGCTTAATTCATGAACATCTTTAATTCGGAAATATTCTGAGAATCGTTCTGGATTTGATCCGTAGCTCCAATTAGGCCAGTACCAACTTCTAAGATTAACTCTCTCAATGAGAAGAACTTTCCAACCATCATTCAGCTTTTGAGCTCTGTCCAAAAGTTCTAAACCAATTGCATCTTCAGCTTCCCATCGacgttttttgttcaaagagTACATAATGAATGGTGACATATCAATATCTTCCTGtgctttgaatttcagattttcttcaGATTCTACATGTATCGTCTTCATTACAGCTGCTTCTTTCTTCAAATGTGACAGGCAGAGCTCAGCAACGGAGTTTCTAACTCGATCTTTCTCAGCCGACGGTCTTCCATGTTTGCTCCTGAAAAAGatcgaataatttttccacATAAATATAAAGATAACAATAATctcaaacattaaaaataggaaaacatTAGTTAGGAAacgctaaaaaatttcacttgaTATTTACaggttatttttaaagtttcatgtattgtttaaaattaaaagttttattatattcgccaataaaactaaaacttaATTATATACATTCGATAAATTAAAACCATACCAGAAATATGTGTCGTCCATTAGTCTGAGATGAGCCGTGAAAACTGAGACCTTCTCACCGCAACAGCCGCCTTTTTATTCACTCGTTGCGGAATATTTCGCAATCGGTCAAGATTCAATCGACTATTTGTTTAGTTCAAGGAATCACGTCGTGGAAAATCATTTTGATAATACAAATATGACTAACactgaacatttaaaaaaagttcagaaggTCAGATTTGGCACGTGGTCACAGTTTTGATCAGAGAAAATGACATTGAATGTACATAACTTGATAATGCCTGGAACTTGCGCTCAAATAAATTCCGTTTTTAAAAGAGATGAAACCTGATAACACGCTTAAAGTTATGAAATTGAATTCCACGTTGGGTCAGAGATATTCACACTTATTGGATGACAATcgacaataaaaaaaaggaatttgaaACACCCAATGTTATTTACATTATCGTACCTCTAGCTGCTTATAACTTCATGATAGCTCTCAGAAGTTATATAACCATTCTAcgaagtaaatttaaaaattgcaacgTCGGATGATATTGTGagcttattttcaaatgaacttGATTCGTAATTATCTGTTACTTAGGGCTCGACATTGGCTATTCAAGACGTGTTGATCAAATGAATGACAACCTCCTAGGATTGAGATATGGAGGAATTGAAGATTTGAATGGTACAGATGGTGGTAAGCAGATAGATGCATTTCCATCAAAGAACGTAGAGCAACATGAGCaatgaaaattctataatcTATAAGAACATCTAGCCGATAAATTTGTAATTGCCGAGCGGCGAAGACAGAAGAATAATTGTAAAACTTCAAACcgtattttaaaatatgatttttttacaataaattcaGTGTGCCCCAGAGATATGTTGAAGTACcagagaaaaattcgaaaccttattattttcattaaaaagtaaaaaatttaaaattaaaactaaagGCATCTGAATAAAAGTTAGTAAAAAATCACCAGAAAACTTCTCAACCTTTTTGggaggaaaataaaaattgacaataaGTCGAGAacacttttactttttttaatttcaatgttCTAAAATGTTTCGAAAGGCAATATTATTGAACTCGAGTATCTGTGTAAACagatagatttaaaaaattagttcacaaaatacaaattttagcTTGCAAAAATGCAACTTCAATTATGTTATGTTATGTTAGGATTATGTTAGGATTGACTTCCCTTGTTTcaatttcacattaaaaaaaatcaaattcacaTTGTTATTCATTTGTTATTCAACAATGTTAAATAATGTTATTCAAAACAAACTTCCGGTCATCTGATATCTCTTCCGTTCGTTTTCTGTACTCTGGCACATTTCGGGGCAGAAGTTCTGGATCACATTAGCTTCCCGTGTTGTTCACATGATTATATTGCCCTTTGCATCCTAGTATCGTCCCGTTGTATGTTGATCGATATAACATTctattttagacaaaaaatgaagaaaatgaagagacAATCTCTCTATCTTTCCATTTCTGTTCTATGAGACTGATCTTCATGTCGTAAAACTGTCACCGCGAATcgtgaaatttcataaatcaCACAATGTATGCACCGCcgttctcttcattttttgctaGTACAACAGATAGAACAAGTTCTATCAGGAGACAGTATTATTCTAGATCgttgttcaattttctacGAAATAGTTATCATCATGCTTATCTTCTTAATACCTTATCATTTGagctcttcattttttggtcatCATTTTTCCACCTATCTGTATCTCCGAATCTCAACGTCATCCCGTATTGGTGCACACAGTGTATGTTGTACATCTCGAAAACAGCCCGCTTGCCTCTCTACACAAACTATTGCATCACATTTGATCTAAGTCTCTCCACTTTTCACAGTCTCTACAATTTTTAGAAGAGACAGAGACGACTGCAGAGAAACCTCCTTCGACCTGCTGTTTCTCCATCTCCCTGTCAGAGGAGATTGTTGCTggtattttcatttcatttgaTATCATTATCAGTAGTTTccttcttttaatttttctttggaaaagtgaaattttaagctattATGAGGGCAAAAGCGTGGTTATATACCGTGTTCCGATTGCGAAATATTGCGCACTCGGATTCTGTATGACGTCAGCGAGAGGGTCTTCTGGCACACTGCCAACCTTTCATGTGTCCCTCGTGTTCCATATTCTTCTGCCAAAGACTATAGATTGCTCTCCTATTTGTATTAAATGAGATTAGATACCATTTTGTTTTGAGGTTATTCATTTACATCAGCTGGTTACTGTACATTCCATTAACACTTTCATATGCTCATTTTTTcataacaaaaatgtttaatgtttcagaaataaatAAGATACAGTTTAACTTAGTTCAGCTAAATGTGTCGGTTAAGTTTATTCACACCTTTCCTCGTTCTTTAACTATCCTTCTGGATTCTGGAAATCCATACTAACTTAACTTCCGTAGACAAGTCACCAGCCTGACATCAACATTGATTCACCTTCTATAACTACGTGCGAAACAAACGTCCATTTTTTGTCATCGTTTACAGCATTCGTTTTATCTATGGTTTCCTTTATTTGAACTTCCTTCACTCACTTCATTCCCTTACATAAATTGTTCAGGTTCAACTCAACTTCTGTCGCTCGTCGCTTTTTTGCGCTCTTTGCCGTTACAGCTCTCAAGTCAACTTCCACAactcttcaaaaacttcaatcggTAATACCAATATATTAACATGGATTTATCTTTTTTGcataaagttatttttatttcagaaaatgtccTTGTTCACCGTTCAACCAAACGCGTTCATGTCTGCTGAAGAAACTGCTCCACCTCCGCCGCCGTGCATATCGCCCGAAGGTTTTAAATCTTTTATTTTGGAGCTTCAAAAAGTCACTTAACTTCAGAATGCAACGCTACCGTAAATGAGTGGGGAGTTTGGCCGGCTGAGTTCTTCACCGACCCGGCTCACGACCAAACCATCACCTGCTCCGCTTCGGCTGCCGTAAGTATTTAccgtagttttcaaaaataagtataatctcgaataaaaaaatcaataattttattgagagttgcaattttctttcaaagatCCATAGCATAAATTAAGATATCTTTGCTAACAATAAGGTACCACGAATGTAATGAACTTGATTAAAATGTATGCATTGTACCTTGTTgctatgaaaattatttaacatGTTGGCTAGAGTTCCAATATACCAATAAAACTTGAACAACGAATCAAAACTATTccgaatatctgaaatttacagGAAATCGAGTCTAGAGTTCGCTGTGGCAAATCGCCGGTTAATCGTAACTGCACCGCGCTTGTCCCCGACAGCAAGTGTGTTTTTAAGTGGGCCTTCGCCACCACCGCCGCCGCTACCGCTTGCTCCTGCACATGCTGTCTTCTCGGAACCGACCAATGTGAAATGGTATGTGAATCTGTCTGAAAAGGACTGAAAAGCGCATAGTTCATGTTATGAACTATCACTTCGTCAAAAAGGTGTATCAATCATAATTTGATCTTCTTCCCAAGGGTGGTCTGTAATGGACACGCCTTCCGAAAGTCAACATATAAAGTTGCTGAAATTATGTAGACTTGTCCTTTTCAGGATTAAAAGTAGTAAATA
This is a stretch of genomic DNA from Caenorhabditis elegans chromosome V. It encodes these proteins:
- the nssp-63 gene encoding CC domain-containing protein (Confirmed by transcript evidence); amino-acid sequence: MQNAAANCQNSSAFGVNGATCCCYGDGCNSSPKTGIVSAVGITLGFISLMKIMT
- the scvp-1 gene encoding Secreted nematode Clade V Protein gene family (Product from WormBase gene class scvp;~Confirmed by transcript evidence); this translates as MITSYILLFASVVCLGFCALDDQLLTEEGSGFEPPPIVNITVELVSNRSFDPEKNASNLKIVKDAVDDYSKKENIRYPSDNIKQSIIDHGGKFAVLFEIRDDARCDEVRRFVKGAKKHSNELSYAVLKCDGEKTQIL
- the nssp-63 gene encoding UPAR/Ly6 domain-containing protein (Confirmed by transcript evidence) is translated as MLRPIFITLAIAVYTAFALQCHVVPAGNLSVPDTSQRQECGIGSLTCVKVVDFTRGTYTKQCQTMNCTLNGMQNAAANCQNSSAFGVNGATCCCYGDGCNSSPKTGIVSAVGITLGFISLMKIMT
- the F17C11.11 gene encoding uncharacterized protein (Confirmed by transcript evidence), whose product is MDDTYFWSKHGRPSAEKDRVRNSVAELCLSHLKKEAAVMKTIHVESEENLKFKAQEDIDMSPFIMYSLNKKRRWEAEDAIGLELLDRAQKLNDGWKVLLIERVNLRSWYWPNWSYGSNPERFSEYFRIKDVHELSKDDAYKHKTIDSVFGQRFSHFMEANRKPVKEEEEVSEGSSEPLAAYNFLRAPKNFVSILQKEYKASNHGWEWPHVGYWRRVDQLKDNLLDLRYGEIENLDGKDVDEHDDVEPSEDVERSEPSKFYNLEEHLVDKFVVVKRRRRKNTC
- the F17C11.12 gene encoding Major facilitator superfamily (MFS) profile domain-containing protein (Confirmed by transcript evidence), whose product is MTSSQKTEKCDNEESLQILEKTNTGTMYNTVHSDDLLKMGRYSILLCIFVEVAMLSQLSNTMLMVYAGAAPTIKSCGNMTFSSNEEACLHYSYCKEQKEMTFERQFYGITEQFKLLCEDAKLEKLGTSIQMLGVMLGCVVFGQIGDQYGRKTPMMFCLCMCFIFGIMSALSADFKKFTIFRTILCFFNGGQSTISVVYMIENIPKRTRGYISTLISYSPNVILLGILAFFFQQWDRLALVISFLTVPAIIMLAFLHESPRWLMQKGQISHAKKVFLAIEKFDGVPAAKSLNETELENFLENEHDKQVADGNTEVGKQHSFWHLFKTKEIMTGTFVIAFTFFATTLINYSIMFNLGAVAGSIYMNSILIGLLRYSFSLFSGLLDYKFEKFDRKMCHGICSVVTISIIVAIIAFCLTDTTATFSVLIRIGVLLSCAMTSQAIIVASIASNELMPTAIRSISYSTAQLCSRFGIVFAPHVFHLNLYTGIDFPVLPYAILLAIGLADFIFFRFLIPETKNKPLEDFIVNRTKTIGNDEEEEDRV
- the F17C11.12 gene encoding Major facilitator superfamily (MFS) profile domain-containing protein (Confirmed by transcript evidence), with product MYNTVHSDDLLKMGRYSILLCIFVEVAMLSQLSNTMLMVYAGAAPTIKSCGNMTFSSNEEACLHYSYCKEQKEMTFERQFYGITEQFKLLCEDAKLEKLGTSIQMLGVMLGCVVFGQIGDQYGRKTPMMFCLCMCFIFGIMSALSADFKKFTIFRTILCFFNGGQSTISVVYMIENIPKRTRGYISTLISYSPNVILLGILAFFFQQWDRLALVISFLTVPAIIMLAFLHESPRWLMQKGQISHAKKVFLAIEKFDGVPAAKSLNETELENFLENEHDKQVADGNTEVGKQHSFWHLFKTKEIMTGTFVIAFTFFATTLINYSIMFNLGAVAGSIYMNSILIGLLRYSFSLFSGLLDYKFEKFDRKMCHGICSVVTISIIVAIIAFCLTDTTATFSVLIRIGVLLSCAMTSQAIIVASIASNELMPTAIRSISYSTAQLCSRFGIVFAPHVFHLNLYTGIDFPVLPYAILLAIGLADFIFFRFLIPETKNKPLEDFIVNRTKTIGNDEEEEDRV
- the F17C11.11 gene encoding uncharacterized protein (Confirmed by transcript evidence), whose amino-acid sequence is MKTIHVESEENLKFKAQEDIDMSPFIMYSLNKKRRWEAEDAIGLELLDRAQKLNDGWKVLLIERVNLRSWYWPNWSYGSNPERFSEYFRIKDVHELSKDDAYKHKTIDSVFGQRFSHFMEANRKPVKEEEEVSEGSSEPLAAYNFLRAPKNFVSILQKEYKASNHGWEWPHVGYWRRVDQLKDNLLDLRYGEIENLDGKDVDEHDDVEPSEDVERSEPSKFYNLEEHLVDKFVVVKRRRRKNTC
- the F58B4.5 gene encoding CHK kinase-like domain-containing protein (Confirmed by transcript evidence); translated protein: MSLYTVADGLLGTHVTWEDVLEEMQKALDTTATFGDDKTATNISDMKGFMSKIALVEPKWVGASENEELPEKFVVKISSQLPFIEMTKLMDFSSGDEFWDDAKLKGMGEVTRLLHNREVATYKILMREKHPKIPFTKVYASKPFDDENKLKAYLISEYYPNIHHIGMHESIPAEDLIPVIHAIAAFSAIGMKLSEEETKYARGADFLDIVFGQFMDEKSIERMNVLLKASFPEEYLEKVEEMLKIYKDYYFQPQMIKNFKNTCQFFGYKPVLTHSDLWSSNFLCTRDGEKVTLKAIIDFQTVSITTPAQDVGRLFASCLSTKDRREKADFLLEEYYNTFVNELDGMDVPYTFQQLKDSYQVYFPLMTTMVLPGIAPMLQHSNVTEEYKDSMKQVALDKMIGLLEDVITTHESNIKNFPKYFEF